The Malus domestica chromosome 10, GDT2T_hap1 genome contains a region encoding:
- the LOC103444910 gene encoding probable protein phosphatase 2C 60 codes for MLSELMNYLKFCFRPRSNRYVHTGADSGGRQDGLLWYKDTGQHINGDFSMAVVQANNLLEDQSQLESGSLSTHESGPYGTFVGVYDGHGGPETSRYINDHLFQHLKRFSSEQQSMSVDVIRKAFQATEEGFLNVVTRQWPMKPQIAAVGSCCLVGVICNETLYIANCGDSRAVLGRIVKATGEVLSIQLSQEHNACIESVRQELQSLHPDDPHIVVLKHNVWRVKGLIQISRSIGDVYLKKAEFNREPLYSKFRLRDPIKRPILSADPAISVIQLQPHDQFIIFASDGLWEHLTNQEAVDIVQKHPRSGSAKRLVKTALQEAAKKREMRYSDLKKIDRGVRRHFHDDITVIVVFLDSNLVSKASSVKGPNLSVRGGGINLPPNTLAPYASATEAGNT; via the exons ATGTTATCAGAGTTGATGAACTACTTGAAGTTCTGTTTTCGGCCGAGGTCGAATCGGTACGTTCATACCGGTGCCGATTCTGGGGGTCGCCAAGACGGGCTCCTGTGGTACAAAGACACGGGCCAGCACATAAATGGTGATTTCTCAATGGCTGTAGTTCAGGCTAACAATTTACTTGAGGATCAAAGTCAGCTTGAATCGGGTAGTTTGAGCACACATGAATCTGGCCCCTATGGTACTTTTGTTGGTGTTTATGACGGCCATGGGGGGCCGGAGACGTCACGCTATATCAATGATCACCTCTTTCAACATCTCAAGA GATTTAGTTCGGAGCAGCAGTCAATGTCTGTGGATGTAATACGAAAAGCATTTCAAGCAACAGAAGAGGGTTTTCTTAACGTAGTTACTAGGCAGTGGCCTATGAAACCACAGATTGCAGCAGTAGGATCGTGCTGCCTTGTCGGTGTTATTTGTAATGAAACTCTTTATATCGCCAACTGTGGTGATTCCCGTGCTGTTTTGGGGAGAATAGTGAAGGCAACAGGGGAGGTGCTCTCTATTCAGTTGTCACAAGAGCACAATGCCTGTATAGAATCTGTGAGACAGGAGCTGCAGTCTTTGCACCCTGATGATCCACATATCGTTGTTTTGAAGCATAATGTATGGCGTGTGAAAGGCCTAATACAG ATATCTAGATCTATTGGTGATGTGTATTTGAAAAAGGCTGAATTTAACAGGGAGCCTTTGTATTCCAAGTTTCGTCTTCGGGACCCTATCAAAAGACCAATTTTGAGCGCTGATCCAGCAATTTCAGTGATCCAATTGCAGCCACACGATCAATTTATTATATTTGCATCTGATGGGCTATGGGAACACCTCACCAATCAGGAAGCAGTGGACATAGTTCAAAAACATCCACGAAGT GGAAGTGCAAAAAGGCTGGTGAAAACCGCCCTGCAAGAAGCAGcaaaaaagagagaaatgagGTATTCGGACTTGAAGAAGATTGACCGCGGGGTTCGCCGCCATTTCCATGATGACATAACCGTGATTGTTGTGTTTCTTGACTCGAACCTTGTGAGCAAGGCTAGTTCTGTCAAGGGCCCAAATCTATCGGTGAGAGGAGGTGGAATCAACCTGCCTCCTAACACTCTGGCTCCATACGCCTCGGCAACGGAAGCTGGCAATACCTGA